From Streptomyces sp. NBC_00775, one genomic window encodes:
- a CDS encoding ABC transporter ATP-binding protein translates to MSTPAAEHAVGRAEADGIAARARGLTKAYGSGETAVLALDSVDVDIARGRFTAVMGPSGSGKSTLMHCLAGLDTVSAGQVWLGDTEITGLKDRELTRLRRDRIGFMFQSFNLIPTLNAAENITLPMDIAGQKPDQKWLDQVIDTLGLRDRLRHRPAQLSGGQQQRVACARALASRPELIFADEPTGNLDSRAGLEVLGFLREAVDELGQTVVMVTHDPGAAAHSDLVLFLGDGRIVDEMERPTAEAVLERMKRFDTIRVTFDGVGGPGEATSDSASGAVSGDSGSGDVILDKD, encoded by the coding sequence TTGTCCACACCTGCTGCGGAGCACGCCGTCGGCCGCGCGGAGGCGGACGGAATCGCCGCCCGCGCACGCGGCCTGACGAAGGCGTACGGCTCGGGCGAGACGGCGGTGCTCGCCCTCGACTCGGTCGACGTGGACATCGCGCGTGGCCGCTTCACCGCGGTCATGGGCCCGTCGGGCTCGGGAAAATCCACCCTCATGCACTGTCTGGCGGGGCTCGACACCGTCTCGGCCGGACAGGTGTGGCTGGGCGACACCGAGATCACCGGACTGAAGGACCGCGAGCTGACCCGGCTGCGACGGGACCGGATCGGCTTCATGTTCCAGTCGTTCAACCTGATCCCGACGCTGAACGCGGCCGAGAACATCACGCTGCCGATGGACATCGCGGGTCAGAAGCCCGACCAGAAGTGGCTGGACCAGGTCATCGACACGCTCGGTCTGCGCGACCGGCTGAGGCACCGGCCCGCGCAGCTGTCCGGCGGCCAGCAGCAGCGCGTCGCCTGCGCCCGGGCGCTCGCCTCGCGGCCCGAGCTGATCTTCGCCGACGAGCCGACCGGCAACCTCGACTCCCGCGCGGGGCTCGAAGTCCTCGGCTTCCTGCGCGAGGCGGTCGACGAACTGGGCCAGACCGTCGTCATGGTCACCCACGATCCCGGCGCGGCCGCCCACTCCGACCTGGTGCTCTTCCTCGGGGACGGGCGGATCGTGGACGAGATGGAGCGGCCCACGGCGGAGGCGGTCCTGGAAAGAATGAAGCGGTTCGACACGATCCGGGTGACCTTCGACGGCGTGGGCGGCCCGGGTGAGGCGACTTCCGACAGCGCGTCCGGTGCCGTATCGGGTGACAGCGGCTCCGGCGACGTAATCCTCGACAAGGACTGA
- a CDS encoding toxin-antitoxin system HicB family antitoxin: MAKTQLNVRVDEGTARAARERALERGMSVNRYIEELVRQDTGEVGHTFVEAAADFMKQYENVFVEEFGADREGTREGRR; the protein is encoded by the coding sequence ATGGCGAAGACTCAGCTGAACGTACGGGTGGACGAGGGCACGGCCCGCGCCGCCCGCGAGCGAGCCCTGGAGCGCGGGATGAGTGTGAACCGCTACATCGAAGAGCTGGTCAGACAGGACACCGGGGAGGTGGGCCACACCTTCGTGGAGGCCGCCGCCGATTTCATGAAGCAGTACGAGAACGTCTTCGTCGAGGAATTCGGCGCGGACCGAGAAGGCACGCGCGAAGGTCGTCGTTGA
- a CDS encoding fic family toxin-antitoxin system, toxin component, with the protein MSSLRVDLAWLLMIAERNTPGDPQVTDWGALVAAVSRHEAEIFGIPVYDSPHARAAALLQLLLHVPALERSNAMFASAVAYAYLVASGLKVVTSPEQVRELARLVKGGEATVQDIAHVLRQWSL; encoded by the coding sequence TTGAGCAGTCTCAGAGTCGACCTTGCCTGGCTTCTCATGATCGCCGAACGGAACACGCCCGGAGACCCCCAGGTCACCGACTGGGGAGCCCTCGTCGCCGCCGTCAGCCGGCACGAGGCGGAGATATTCGGCATTCCCGTCTACGACAGCCCGCACGCCCGCGCCGCCGCGCTGCTCCAGCTCCTGCTGCACGTACCGGCGCTCGAACGCTCCAACGCGATGTTCGCCTCGGCCGTCGCGTACGCCTATCTCGTCGCCAGTGGCCTCAAGGTCGTCACCTCCCCCGAGCAGGTGCGCGAACTCGCCCGCCTGGTGAAGGGCGGCGAGGCCACGGTGCAGGACATCGCACACGTCCTGCGGCAGTGGAGTCTGTGA
- a CDS encoding class I SAM-dependent methyltransferase codes for MPLRSAASGKVARDAVHHPLFARYYARISVTAETRWGVGGVRERLLAGLSGRVIEIGAGNGLNFAHYPGTVSEVVAIEPERLLRQLAVEAALRSDVPVDVVPGAAEALPVKSEAFDAAVVSLVLCSVRDVPRALAELRRVLRPGGTLRFFEHGKGGGRAMAYTQRGLDRTVWPRLNGGCHLSRDPVAALRDAGFELGPYRRMLMPEKGPRLPTSYCVLGTARRPEADT; via the coding sequence ATGCCGCTCCGATCAGCCGCCTCCGGCAAGGTGGCGCGGGACGCCGTGCACCATCCGCTGTTCGCCCGTTACTACGCCCGCATCAGTGTGACCGCCGAGACCCGGTGGGGCGTGGGCGGCGTACGCGAGCGGCTGCTCGCCGGGCTGTCCGGGCGGGTCATCGAGATCGGCGCGGGCAACGGTCTGAACTTCGCGCACTATCCGGGCACCGTCTCGGAGGTCGTGGCCATCGAACCCGAGCGGCTGCTGCGGCAGTTGGCGGTGGAGGCCGCTCTCCGCTCCGACGTCCCTGTCGACGTGGTGCCGGGCGCGGCGGAGGCCCTGCCGGTCAAGAGCGAGGCGTTCGACGCGGCCGTGGTCTCGCTGGTCCTGTGCAGCGTCCGCGATGTGCCGCGCGCCCTCGCCGAACTGCGGCGCGTGCTGCGACCCGGCGGCACCCTGCGGTTCTTCGAGCACGGCAAGGGCGGCGGGCGCGCGATGGCGTACACGCAGCGCGGCCTGGACCGCACGGTGTGGCCGCGGCTGAACGGCGGCTGCCATCTGTCCCGCGACCCGGTCGCCGCGCTGCGCGACGCCGGGTTCGAACTCGGCCCGTACCGGCGGATGCTGATGCCGGAGAAGGGGCCCCGGCTGCCCACCTCGTACTGCGTACTGGGCACCGCGCGCCGCCCCGAGGCCGACACGTAG
- a CDS encoding esterase/lipase family protein gives MQRRMRRMAAFFSAVAAALLLSLSLSAAPAQAATHNPVVFVHGLSSSSSSWDDWIADFEADGYSSSELFAWSYDWSQSNVTTAQQLATEVKSVLAQTGASKVDLVVHSMGALSARYYLKNLGGTSYVDDFVSSAGVNHGTTVASWCTWLYTSCAEMYTGSSFLTSLNSGDETPGSVSYASYWSNCDDALTPDTTAILSGATNVEVGCISHTDMNNDYGVYEQVRDFIA, from the coding sequence ATGCAACGCCGCATGCGCCGTATGGCCGCGTTCTTCTCCGCAGTGGCCGCCGCGCTCCTTCTGTCGCTCTCCCTGTCCGCTGCGCCCGCCCAGGCCGCCACCCACAACCCCGTGGTCTTCGTGCACGGCCTCAGTAGTTCGTCGAGCAGCTGGGACGACTGGATCGCCGACTTCGAGGCCGACGGCTACTCCTCTTCCGAGCTGTTCGCCTGGTCGTACGACTGGTCGCAGTCGAACGTGACCACCGCCCAGCAACTGGCCACCGAGGTCAAGAGCGTGCTCGCGCAGACCGGTGCCTCGAAGGTCGACCTGGTCGTGCACTCCATGGGCGCACTCAGCGCGCGCTACTACCTCAAGAACCTCGGCGGGACGTCGTACGTCGACGACTTCGTCTCCTCCGCGGGGGTGAACCATGGGACGACCGTCGCCTCGTGGTGCACGTGGCTGTATACGTCCTGTGCCGAGATGTACACCGGCAGCTCGTTCCTGACGTCGCTGAACTCCGGTGACGAGACGCCGGGCAGCGTCTCGTACGCCAGCTACTGGTCGAACTGCGACGACGCGCTCACCCCGGACACCACCGCGATCCTGTCCGGCGCCACCAATGTGGAGGTCGGCTGCATCTCGCACACCGACATGAACAACGATTACGGCGTCTACGAACAGGTGCGCGACTTCATCGCCTGA
- a CDS encoding helix-turn-helix transcriptional regulator, translated as MTSVNPPPLPHASPPQLPRAWQRVGTPLPEGVQQRPEGLPEGVRVRILRAAHGDARAAAELASVLTERQRAGLDPLPAQPSALLRSSRQEVRVLPDGTRFLLLLAAADQYPVPTHAFLRAVTAARLDTRPLDVADVAGLAHTTAGGLVFRDHWTRIAAYETASATDRRAVHQLLARVLRGEGESPRRSWHRGAAALGPSRRLAAELRAAAHTARGAGEHALACALVERAATLSPDPQERSRLLSRAAADAWRSGDGDRARRLAVYTHDEALSGLLALRAGDATDAFDALLTAAARYAGGGAAASHAPDAPAHLLARATEAAIYTGDLRRCREAAAVADRLGIVPPGTLGGLAAAFEGRYDDARDVLKAAAGRCGPGGDPTLLIHSGIAALLLGDHTGAATAAVRAAAAAKARGEAATVPQAMEFRAYADFWTGRPRAAEAAALEALHQAYATGQDNGACHLQAALAMFAAVTGDDDVCRERAEAARSYALERGLGLPAALALFALALLDLGAGRFAASAARLRALAGFGPGHGHRAIRHLATPLYVEAAVRTGDTRVARAAHADYDHWARTVRSADDLALSARCHALLAGGDEAVDHYRTALDLHASGTRDFERARTELLFGGALRRLRRRTEARDRLHSALEAFEYFGAPPWAAQARGELRVLGEPAAIAGGAGDLAGLLTAQQLMVARMAADGATNREIAARLALSPRTIDHHLRGVFARLGIRSRIELVRLLGEG; from the coding sequence GTGACTTCGGTGAACCCCCCGCCTCTCCCGCACGCTTCGCCACCGCAGCTCCCGCGCGCGTGGCAGCGTGTCGGCACCCCACTTCCTGAAGGCGTCCAACAACGTCCCGAAGGACTTCCGGAGGGCGTACGCGTACGGATCCTGCGCGCCGCCCACGGAGACGCCCGTGCTGCCGCCGAGCTCGCCTCGGTGCTGACCGAGCGTCAACGCGCCGGGCTGGACCCGCTTCCCGCGCAGCCGTCGGCGCTCCTGCGCAGCAGTCGGCAGGAGGTCCGCGTCCTGCCCGACGGCACCCGCTTCCTGCTGCTCCTCGCGGCGGCCGACCAGTACCCGGTCCCCACCCACGCCTTCCTGCGCGCCGTCACCGCGGCCCGGCTCGACACCCGGCCGCTCGACGTCGCCGATGTGGCCGGGCTCGCCCACACCACCGCCGGCGGACTCGTGTTCCGCGATCACTGGACCCGGATCGCGGCCTACGAGACCGCCTCCGCGACGGACCGGCGCGCCGTCCATCAACTGCTCGCCCGCGTCCTGCGCGGAGAGGGCGAGTCACCCCGGCGGTCCTGGCACCGGGGTGCCGCCGCGCTCGGCCCCAGCCGACGGCTCGCGGCGGAACTCCGCGCCGCCGCACACACGGCGCGCGGCGCGGGCGAACACGCCCTGGCCTGCGCCCTCGTCGAACGCGCCGCCACGCTGTCGCCCGACCCGCAGGAGCGGAGCCGGCTGCTGTCCCGCGCCGCCGCCGACGCCTGGCGGTCCGGCGACGGCGACCGCGCCCGCCGCCTCGCCGTGTACACCCATGACGAGGCCCTGAGCGGCCTGCTCGCCCTGCGCGCGGGCGACGCGACCGACGCGTTCGACGCGCTGCTCACGGCCGCGGCGCGGTACGCCGGCGGCGGCGCGGCGGCGTCCCATGCCCCCGACGCCCCCGCCCACCTCCTCGCCCGGGCCACCGAAGCCGCCATCTACACCGGCGACTTGCGGCGCTGCCGGGAGGCGGCCGCCGTCGCCGACCGGCTCGGGATCGTGCCGCCGGGCACGCTGGGCGGCCTCGCCGCCGCCTTCGAGGGCCGCTACGACGACGCGCGCGATGTGCTGAAGGCCGCCGCCGGACGGTGCGGTCCCGGTGGCGACCCCACCCTGCTGATCCACTCCGGGATCGCGGCCCTGCTGCTCGGCGACCACACCGGAGCCGCCACCGCGGCCGTCCGCGCAGCCGCCGCGGCCAAGGCCAGGGGCGAGGCGGCCACCGTGCCGCAGGCCATGGAGTTCCGTGCCTACGCCGACTTCTGGACCGGGCGCCCGCGGGCCGCCGAGGCCGCCGCCCTGGAGGCACTGCACCAGGCGTACGCCACCGGACAGGACAACGGGGCCTGTCATCTCCAGGCCGCCCTCGCCATGTTCGCCGCCGTCACCGGCGACGACGACGTCTGCCGGGAGCGTGCCGAGGCCGCCCGCTCCTACGCCCTGGAGCGCGGGCTCGGCCTCCCCGCCGCGCTGGCCCTGTTCGCGCTCGCCCTCCTCGACCTCGGCGCCGGCCGCTTCGCCGCCTCCGCGGCCCGGCTGCGCGCCCTCGCCGGGTTCGGCCCCGGCCACGGACACCGGGCCATCCGGCACCTCGCGACCCCGCTCTACGTCGAGGCCGCCGTCCGCACCGGCGACACCCGGGTCGCCCGGGCCGCCCACGCCGACTACGACCACTGGGCGCGCACCGTGCGCAGCGCGGACGACCTGGCCCTCAGCGCGCGCTGCCACGCCCTCCTCGCGGGTGGTGACGAGGCCGTGGACCACTACCGCACCGCCCTCGACCTGCACGCCTCCGGAACCCGCGACTTCGAACGCGCCCGTACGGAGCTGCTGTTCGGCGGGGCGCTGCGGCGGCTGCGGCGCCGTACGGAGGCGCGTGACCGGCTGCACAGCGCGCTCGAAGCGTTCGAGTACTTCGGGGCGCCGCCATGGGCCGCGCAGGCTCGGGGGGAACTTCGGGTGCTGGGGGAGCCGGCTGCCATCGCGGGGGGTGCTGGTGATCTGGCGGGACTGCTGACCGCGCAGCAGTTGATGGTGGCGCGGATGGCTGCGGACGGGGCGACCAACCGGGAGATCGCGGCTCGGCTCGCCTTGAGTCCGCGGACCATTGACCACCATCTGCGGGGAGTTTTCGCGCGGTTGGGGATTCGGTCGCGGATCGAGTTGGTGAGGTTGCTGGGGGAGGGGTGA
- the bioD gene encoding dethiobiotin synthase has translation MPVLVITGTGTEVGKTVTTAAVAAVAVAAGRSVAVLKPAQTGVRPDERGDADEVARLAGRVTTLELARYPEPLAPATAARRAGMTAVRPQQVAEAAAKLATEHDLVLVEGAGGLLVRFDDEGGTLADAARLLDAPVLVVASAGLGTLNTTELTAHELRLRGLDFAGVVIGSWPKDADLASRCNLADLPEVSATPLLGAVPSGAGAYTPADFRAGSPSWLAPRLGGTWNANTFTSAQEV, from the coding sequence ATGCCGGTACTGGTGATCACGGGGACGGGCACGGAGGTCGGCAAGACGGTCACGACCGCCGCCGTCGCCGCGGTGGCCGTCGCCGCCGGGCGGTCCGTGGCCGTGCTCAAGCCCGCACAGACCGGTGTACGTCCGGACGAGCGCGGCGACGCCGACGAGGTGGCCCGGCTCGCGGGCCGCGTCACCACGCTCGAACTCGCCCGCTATCCGGAGCCGTTGGCCCCCGCGACGGCTGCCCGCCGAGCGGGTATGACGGCCGTGCGCCCGCAGCAGGTGGCGGAGGCCGCGGCCAAGCTCGCCACCGAGCACGACCTGGTACTGGTCGAGGGTGCGGGCGGCCTGCTCGTACGCTTCGACGACGAGGGCGGCACACTGGCGGACGCGGCGCGGCTCCTCGACGCACCCGTTCTGGTGGTCGCGTCGGCGGGCCTGGGCACGCTGAACACGACGGAACTGACAGCTCATGAACTGCGCCTCCGGGGGTTGGACTTCGCCGGCGTAGTCATCGGCAGCTGGCCCAAAGACGCGGACCTGGCGTCCCGTTGCAACCTCGCGGACCTCCCGGAGGTGTCCGCCACCCCCCTGCTCGGCGCGGTGCCGTCGGGCGCGGGTGCCTACACCCCGGCCGACTTCCGTGCGGGGTCACCGAGTTGGCTCGCCCCCCGACTGGGCGGCACCTGGAACGCGAACACGTTCACTTCGGCACAGGAAGTCTGA
- a CDS encoding adenosylmethionine--8-amino-7-oxononanoate transaminase, which produces MPEPSGLSVRELLDLDRRHVWHPYGPMPGRQEPLVVESASGVRLKLRTADGAGDDVVDGMSSWWSAIHGYNHPVLNDAARGQLERMSHVMFGGLTHEPAVQLAKRLVDMSPAGLEHVFLADSGSVSVEVAVKMCLQHWRSLGRPGKQRLLTWRGGYHGDTWQPMSVCDPEGGMHELWQGVLQRQVFADAPPVAYEESYADHLRELIERHADELAAVIVEPVVQGAGGMRFHSPDYLRVLREACDAHDVLLVFDEIATGFGRTGALFAADHAGVTPDVMCVGKALTGGYMTMAATLCTARVADGISRGEVPVLAHGPTFMGNPLAAAVACASIDLLLGQDWQAEVKRIEAGLREGLSEAASLPGVRDVRVLGAIGVVQLDHEVDMKAATAAAVREGVWLRPFRDLVYTMPPYVTGDMDVARITRAVCAAAREG; this is translated from the coding sequence ATGCCTGAGCCGTCCGGGCTGTCGGTGCGTGAGCTGCTCGACCTCGACCGCCGGCACGTCTGGCATCCGTACGGCCCCATGCCGGGCCGCCAGGAGCCGCTCGTCGTGGAGTCGGCGAGCGGCGTACGTCTGAAGCTGCGCACGGCGGATGGAGCCGGGGACGACGTCGTGGACGGCATGTCGTCCTGGTGGTCGGCCATCCACGGCTACAACCACCCGGTGCTCAACGACGCGGCGCGCGGCCAGCTGGAGCGCATGAGCCATGTGATGTTCGGCGGGCTCACGCACGAGCCCGCCGTTCAGCTGGCGAAGCGTCTTGTCGACATGTCACCCGCGGGGCTGGAGCATGTCTTCCTCGCCGACTCCGGCTCGGTCTCCGTCGAGGTCGCCGTCAAGATGTGCCTCCAGCACTGGCGCTCGCTCGGCCGACCCGGCAAGCAGCGGCTGCTGACCTGGCGCGGCGGCTACCACGGCGACACCTGGCAGCCGATGTCGGTGTGCGACCCCGAGGGCGGGATGCACGAGCTGTGGCAGGGCGTGCTGCAACGGCAGGTGTTCGCCGACGCGCCGCCCGTCGCGTACGAGGAGTCGTACGCCGATCACCTGCGCGAGCTGATCGAGCGGCACGCCGACGAACTGGCCGCGGTGATCGTGGAGCCGGTGGTGCAGGGCGCGGGCGGGATGCGGTTCCACTCCCCCGACTACCTGCGGGTGCTGCGCGAGGCGTGCGACGCGCACGACGTGCTGCTGGTCTTCGACGAGATCGCGACCGGCTTCGGCCGCACGGGCGCGCTGTTCGCGGCGGACCACGCGGGCGTGACGCCGGACGTGATGTGCGTGGGCAAGGCGCTGACCGGCGGCTATATGACGATGGCGGCGACGCTGTGCACCGCGCGCGTGGCCGACGGCATCTCGCGCGGCGAGGTCCCGGTCCTCGCTCACGGCCCGACCTTCATGGGCAACCCGCTCGCCGCCGCGGTGGCCTGCGCCTCGATCGACCTGCTGCTCGGCCAGGACTGGCAGGCCGAGGTCAAGCGCATCGAGGCGGGGCTGCGGGAAGGCCTGTCGGAGGCCGCGTCCTTGCCCGGTGTCCGGGACGTACGCGTCCTCGGCGCCATCGGTGTCGTCCAGCTCGACCACGAGGTGGACATGAAAGCGGCGACGGCGGCCGCCGTGCGCGAGGGCGTGTGGCTGCGGCCGTTCCGCGACCTCGTCTACACGATGCCGCCGTACGTCACGGGCGACATGGACGTCGCACGGATCACGCGCGCGGTGTGCGCGGCTGCGCGGGAGGGATGA
- the bioB gene encoding biotin synthase BioB: MDLLNTLVDKGLRRELPTRDEALAVLATSDDDVLDVVAAAGKVRRHWFGRRVKLNYLVNLKSGLCPEDCSYCSQRLGSKAEILKYTWLKPDEASQAAAAGLAGGAKRVCLVASGRGPTDRDVARVSDTIKAIKDQNENVEVCACLGLLSDGQAERLREAGADAYNHNLNTSEGTYGDITTTHTYADRVDTVQKAHAAGLSACSGLIAGMGESDEDLVDVVYSLRELDPDSVPVNFLIPFEGTPLAKEWNLTPQRCLRILAMVRFVCPDVEVRIAGGREVHLRTMQPLALNLANSIFLGDYLTSEGQAGKADLDMIADAGFEVEGAGEVTLPEHRVPVGGGCGSHAEAGCGSHEGAGCGSHEGAGCGSHAGGGVCGSASVAASAAAVPAASAEKPSDARTDLVAVRRRGAGTDLAPNA; this comes from the coding sequence ATGGACCTGCTGAACACGCTGGTGGACAAGGGGCTTCGGCGCGAGCTGCCGACCCGCGACGAGGCGCTGGCCGTACTGGCCACCTCCGACGACGACGTGCTCGACGTGGTGGCCGCGGCCGGCAAGGTACGCCGCCACTGGTTCGGCCGACGGGTGAAACTGAACTATCTCGTCAACCTGAAGTCGGGCCTGTGCCCCGAGGACTGCTCGTACTGTTCGCAGCGGCTCGGCTCCAAGGCCGAGATCCTGAAGTACACCTGGCTCAAGCCGGACGAGGCCTCGCAGGCCGCGGCTGCCGGGCTCGCCGGGGGCGCCAAGCGGGTCTGCCTGGTGGCCAGCGGCCGCGGTCCGACGGACCGTGACGTGGCCCGGGTGTCCGACACCATCAAGGCGATCAAGGACCAGAACGAGAACGTCGAGGTGTGCGCCTGCCTCGGCCTGCTCTCCGACGGCCAGGCCGAGCGGCTGCGCGAGGCGGGCGCGGACGCGTACAACCACAACCTGAACACGTCCGAGGGGACGTACGGGGACATCACGACCACGCACACGTACGCCGACCGGGTGGACACGGTCCAGAAGGCGCACGCGGCGGGTCTGTCCGCCTGCTCGGGCCTGATCGCGGGCATGGGCGAGTCGGACGAGGACCTGGTCGACGTCGTCTACTCGCTCCGCGAGCTCGACCCCGACTCCGTCCCGGTGAACTTCCTGATCCCCTTCGAGGGCACCCCGCTCGCCAAGGAGTGGAACCTCACCCCGCAGCGCTGTCTGCGCATCCTCGCGATGGTCCGTTTCGTCTGCCCGGACGTCGAGGTCCGCATCGCGGGCGGCCGTGAGGTCCATCTGCGCACCATGCAGCCGCTGGCCCTGAACCTGGCCAACTCGATCTTCCTCGGCGACTACCTCACCAGTGAGGGCCAGGCCGGCAAGGCGGACCTCGACATGATCGCGGACGCCGGCTTCGAGGTGGAGGGCGCGGGCGAGGTGACACTGCCGGAGCACCGGGTTCCGGTGGGTGGGGGCTGCGGCTCGCACGCGGAGGCCGGGTGCGGCTCGCACGAGGGTGCCGGCTGCGGTTCGCACGAGGGTGCGGGGTGCGGGTCCCACGCGGGGGGCGGTGTGTGCGGTTCCGCTTCGGTGGCCGCCTCGGCTGCCGCGGTTCCCGCGGCTTCCGCGGAGAAGCCCTCCGACGCGCGCACCGACCTCGTCGCCGTACGCCGCCGAGGTGCCGGAACGGATCTCGCGCCCAATGCCTGA
- a CDS encoding 8-amino-7-oxononanoate synthase, giving the protein MAFGWIDEQAEARRRAGLVRTLRPRPADSPLLDLASNDYLGLARHPEITGAAAHAARRWGGGATGSRLVTGTTELHGELERELADFCGFESALVFSSGYAANLAAVTALAPHGSLVVSDAGNHASLIDGCRLARGTTQVVAHADPDAVRKALGTHEGPAVAVSDTVFSVDGDAAPLAELAVACREYGAGLIVDDAHGLGVLGDGGRGAPHAAGLAGAPDVVVTVTLSKSFGSQGGAVLGPAPVIDHLVNAARTFIFDTGLAPAAAGAALAALRLLRREPERAARARAVATALHTRLTAEGLEAVRPDAAVVSVRAPSPERAVRWAADCREAGLAVGCFRPPSVPDGISRLRLTARADLTDAQIEHAVRVISQKR; this is encoded by the coding sequence ATGGCGTTCGGCTGGATCGACGAGCAGGCTGAGGCGCGCCGCCGGGCCGGACTCGTACGCACTCTGCGCCCGCGCCCCGCCGACTCGCCGCTCCTCGATCTCGCGAGCAACGACTACCTCGGTCTCGCACGCCATCCGGAGATCACCGGGGCAGCGGCTCACGCCGCGCGCCGGTGGGGCGGCGGCGCGACCGGCTCCCGGCTCGTCACGGGCACCACCGAACTGCACGGCGAACTGGAACGCGAGCTGGCCGACTTCTGCGGCTTCGAGTCCGCGCTCGTCTTCTCCTCCGGATACGCGGCCAATCTCGCCGCCGTCACCGCGCTCGCGCCGCACGGCTCACTCGTCGTCTCGGACGCGGGCAACCACGCCTCGCTGATCGACGGCTGCCGGCTGGCCCGCGGCACCACACAGGTCGTCGCGCACGCCGACCCCGACGCCGTACGCAAGGCGCTCGGCACCCACGAAGGGCCCGCCGTCGCCGTGTCCGACACAGTCTTCTCGGTGGACGGGGACGCGGCGCCGCTGGCCGAACTGGCCGTCGCCTGCCGGGAGTACGGGGCAGGACTGATCGTCGACGACGCGCACGGACTCGGCGTGCTGGGCGACGGTGGCAGGGGCGCGCCGCACGCGGCGGGGCTCGCGGGTGCCCCGGACGTCGTCGTGACCGTCACGCTCTCCAAGTCGTTCGGCAGCCAGGGCGGCGCCGTCCTCGGCCCCGCTCCGGTCATCGACCACCTGGTCAACGCGGCGCGCACCTTCATCTTCGACACCGGTCTCGCGCCCGCGGCGGCGGGCGCGGCCCTGGCGGCGCTCAGGCTGCTGCGCCGCGAGCCGGAGCGTGCCGCACGGGCGCGCGCCGTGGCGACGGCGCTGCACACCCGCCTCACGGCCGAGGGCCTCGAAGCGGTACGACCGGACGCCGCCGTCGTCTCCGTGCGCGCGCCGTCCCCCGAGCGGGCCGTGCGGTGGGCGGCCGACTGCCGTGAGGCGGGACTCGCCGTCGGCTGCTTCCGTCCCCCGTCCGTGCCCGACGGCATCTCACGGCTGAGGCTGACCGCCCGCGCGGACCTCACCGACGCGCAGATCGAGCACGCCGTACGCGTGATCAGCCAGAAGCGATGA
- a CDS encoding DUF397 domain-containing protein — MSALPRYVPSSTSLHDVRWLRSSRSTGMNNCVETARPGPGPWAELVAVRDSKNTAGPALLFAPAAWEGFIAGLS, encoded by the coding sequence ATGTCTGCACTGCCTCGGTACGTACCATCCAGTACTTCGCTGCACGACGTGCGATGGCTGCGCAGCAGCCGCAGCACGGGAATGAACAACTGCGTCGAGACAGCACGCCCCGGCCCGGGACCCTGGGCCGAACTGGTGGCCGTGCGCGATTCCAAGAACACGGCGGGACCCGCCCTGCTCTTCGCTCCTGCCGCCTGGGAGGGATTCATCGCCGGACTGAGCTGA